TGACCGTGCCGGAACCGCCGTTGCGGGCCAGCTCGCGGGAGGCCACCAGGGCGGTGATCACCGACGGCGAGACCGGGTCGCCGTGTTCGTCGACCACGAAGCAGCGGTCCGCGTCGCCGTCGAAGGCGATGCCGAGGTCGGCGTTCTCCTCGCGGGCACGCTTCTGGAGGTCCACGAGGTTGGCCGGATCGAGCGGGTTGGCCTCGTGGTTCGGGAACGTGCCGTCCAGCTCGAAGTACAGGGGGACGAGGGTGAGTGGCAGGCCGGCGAGGACGGTCGGGACCGTGTGGCCGCCCATGCCGTTGCCCGCGTCGACGACGACCTTCAGGGGGCGGATGGAGGTCAGGTCGACGAGCGAGCGGAGGTGTGCCGCGTAGTCCTTCAACGTGTCCCGTTGCGTGATCGTGCCCAGGGTCACGGACTCCCGGTCCGGTGCGCCCGAGTCCAGCCAGGATTCGACCAGTTCACGGATCTCGGTCAGGCCCGTGTCCTGACCGACCGGTGCGGCGCCCGCCCGGCACATCTTGATGCCGTTGTACCGGGCCGGGTTGTGCGAGGCGGTGAACATGGCGCCGGGCAGGTCCAAGGCGCCCGACGCGTAGTAGAGCTGGTCCGTGGAGCACAGCCCGATCTCGGTCACGTCGACACCGCGTGCCGCGGCCCCGCGCGCGAAGGCCCGCGACAGGCCGGGCGACGAGGGCCGCATGTCGTGTCCGACCACGATCGCGTCCGCCCCGGTCACCTGGATGAAGGCGGCGCCGAACAGTTCCGCCAACGGCTCGTCCCACTGGTCCGGGACCACACCACGTACGTCGTACGCCTTCACGAGCTGTGACAGATCTGCAGGCACGGCCAACCCTTCGGAAAGTCCCATCGGTCGTCCCAAACTACCCGCCCGCACTGACAGTCCTCGCTGGCGGCCCGCCGTGCGGAAACCTGCCGGAACCAGCGGCGGCGCGGGTGAATCCGCAGCTCAGTTGTCGGGGGAGCGCAGGACCCTCAGGTGTCCGCGTCGCGCGACCTCGCGCGGGTCCGCCGTGCGGGCTCCGCCGGGCTCGGCCGTCCGCCCCGGAGGGCGGGCCGCTTCGCGGACCGCGTTGGCAAGCGCTTCCAGATCGTCTCCGCTGGGCCGCGCGGGAGCGGAGCTGTCCAGGAGCCGGACGACCTCCCAGCCACGCGGCGCGGTGAGGCGCTCGGAGTGCTCGGCGCACAGGTCGTAGCAGTGGGGTTCGGCGTAGGTGGCGAGGGGGCCGAGGACCGCGGTCGAGTCGGCGTAGACGTACGTCAGCGTCGCGACGGCGGGCCGGCCGCAAGCGGTGCGCGAACAGCGACGTACAGGGCTCACGACGTTGGACGGTACCGCACTCTTGAGCGGGCCGCGACGACTCCCCACCAGGCCACTCTCCCGTGTCGTGGTGTGAAACCGCCCACACGGGTCTTCTGGGACACCTCGTTGACCTGGGGGGACGGTGGGTTACGAGATACCGAACAATCCTGGTTCCGATCAACACTTGGCATAAACAATGTCAATTGCCGTGAAGCCGACGGTTGTCGGCGGTCAAGCAGGCATACGAAATCGAGCCCAACCTTGGCTGGAATGGTCATCCTGCGACATGTCGTCGACGGGCCGTCCGGCCCCGGCCGATGCCCACGGGCGCCGCGTGCCCGGCGCCCGTGCGGCGGTCGCGGGGACTACGCTTCGTCAGTGATGGACAACCCCGTACCGCCCCGCGCCGCAGGCCCCGGGCCCCGCCGCCGTGATCGCCACGGCCGTGGCATGCGCGGCCCCGTGGCGCCCCCGCAGGTTCCGCTCTCCGCGAGCCGCGCCGAGGCGTTCGCGGATCTGGTGCAGGACTCCGTGGAGCGGCTGGAGCGGCGGTGGCCGCAGCTCTCGGACTTCGACTTCCTCGTCCTCGAAGTACCGCAGCTCGAAGGGTCCCCGGAGGCCTGGGCCGACGAGACAGTCCCCCTGGGGGGCACGATCGCCGCCCGCGAGGGTCACCCCGCGCGCGTGGTGGTCTATCGGCGCCCGGTCGAGATCCGCACCAAGGGCCGCGACGAACGCGCCGCCCTTGTCCACGAGGTCGTCGTCGAGCAGGTCGCCGAGCTGCTGGGGCTCACCCCGGACACCGTGGATCCGCGGTACGGCGAGGACTGACAGCCGGGGCCGGCACCGACGTCCTCAGCCGGCGCCCCTTGTCGCCCCTCCCCCGGCGATCGTTTTCCCCGGTTTCCCGGTTTCCCAGGTCCGTCGCCGGTCACTTCTGCAGGACCGACAGGTCCTGCTCCGCGTCCGGTACCGCCACCGTGCCCCGGTCGTCCGGCAGCGTCTGGATCGTGAACGCCGGGATGCCGTCCGCCGGGGCCGCGAGGGTCCGGGACGCGTAGACGGATCCCCCGGAGACCCGCTCGACCGTCAGGGCGTACGTGCCCTTCAGCCCGGCCGGGACGGGGAGTTCGACGTCCTGGGTGGTGCCGCCCTTGATCGTGTACGTCTTCGTGGCCGCCGTACCGCCCTCGCTGCCCGCGGACGCCGTGACCTTGACCCGGGCGGCGCCGCCCGGGGCGGTGAGGGAGAGCGTGGTGCCCTTGGCGGTGTTGTCGACGACCGTCGCGCGCGCGGAGACCGGGCCCGTGGCCGGGATGAACGCGGTCTCCTGCTTGGCGCCCTTGCCGCGTACGACCTCCAGGGCGGCCACGAACGGCACCGATGTGCCGGTCGGGGTGAGCACCAGGGAGCCCGCCTCGCCGCGCGTGATGTCACCGAGGTCGACGGCGGCCGTCATGCTCGCCTTGATGTGCAGCGTCTCGTTGCCGACCGGGGTGATCAGGCCGGTCGGGGAGGCGAGGCGCACCTTCAGGTCGGCGTCGCTGTCGCTGGGTGTGAAGGCGACCAGGCGCACGGAGGTGGCGTCCTTGGGGATGCCCGGCAGGACCAGGCTGCCCGCCGGTTCGGTGGACGCCGTCAGCCAGTCGCCGCCGGTCTTGGCGTCCAGTGCCTGGACGGCCGCGCCGACCCGGCCGCTGCGCACGCTCACGTGGACGGTGAGGTCGGCCTGCGGTCCGTCGGTGAGCGTGGACAGCAGGATCGGCTCGCTGCCGCGCGGCGGGACCGTGATGCCCTCGCCCACCTCGGACTTGAGGACGCCGTCCTTGCCGTACAGCTCGATGTCGACGACCGCGGCGGAGTCGTCCGGGTTGGTCAGGTGCACGTAGTCCGTGCGGTCGGCGGCGGTGCTGGCGCCCGGGAACCAGAACTCGGTGTCCGGGACGGTGCAGTTGACGCCGAGCAGGCCGCGTCCGGTGCCCGCGGCGACCTCGGTGGTCTCCTGGACGGTCCAGCCCGGTGCGAACTTCCCCTCGGCGGTGCCGACGAACGCGGGCGTGTCTCCGCCCGAGGTGTCACCGGTGACGGGCTTGCCGGGCTCCTTGGGGGTGAGCACGGGCTTGCCGGCCTTCGCCCCGCCCTTCGCGCCGGTGGCGGCGGCCAGTTCGGCCTTGCCGTCGGTCCCGGTGCCCTCCGTGACGGGCGTGAAGGACGTGTACGCCGTCTCCGCGAGGTCGGAGGTGCTCGGGGCCGGGCAGAGCAGGCTCGTGCGCTCCACGGGCAGCTGGGCGGCGGCCTTGGCCGTGCCCGCGTCGGACGCGTCCGGTGTGCTGAGGGAGGCGAAGCCGGTGACGGCGGCGAGCGCGGTCGTTCCGGCGAGCAGGGAGATGGTGGTGCGGTTCACTGCTGGCTCCCGTCGGGGTGCTCACCCTGGGGGTGCGGCTGTTGTGGCTGTTGCGGCTGCGCCGGGTCGTACGCGGGGTCGTAACCCTGGGTGTACGTCTGGTCGTACGCCGTCGTCTGCGGCGAACCGCCGTACGCGTACGGGTCGTACTGGCCGCTCTGGTACGGATCCCCCTGGTACGCCGGGTCGTAGGTGCCCGGCGGGTACTGCTGGGCGGCCTGGTACTGGTCGGCGCTGTAGCCGTCGTACTGGGTGCCCGCGTAGGCCGCGGTGTTCCACTCGTCGCCGTACGGCTGCTGCTGCGGGATCGCGGCCGGGGCCTCCTCCGGAGGAGGAGGGGTGGTGGAGGGGAACTCGGCCTGGTCGTCGGCCTGTTCGGGCTGGTCGGCCTCCGCCTGGGCGCGCAGGCGGCGGGCGCGGCGGCCCTCGCCCGTGGTGGCCTGGGCGGGGATCGCGCGCTCCTCCTCGGGGAGGTCGTCGTCGACGTCCCGGCGGCGGCCCGGCAGGGCCATGACGACCAGGACGACGGCGAGCGAGCCCTGCGTCCACAGCCAGGCGGTGTGGCCGATCGGGGTGTCGAAGGTGACGTCCAGCTTCCCTCCGGAGGAGGGAAGTTCGAAGCCCTGGGCCCAGCCGTCGAGGGTGGTGGGGGTGAGGGGCCTGCCGTCGAGGGTGGCCGTCCAGGCCTCGTCGGCGGAGTCGGCGAGGCGCAGGACGCGGCTGCCGGAGCCGGCCGGGATCGTGGTGTGGATGTCGACGGGTCCGGCGGCGACGGGCAGCGGGGCGCCGGAACCGGACGCCGGGACGATGGTCGCGCGCGAGACCTGCTGGTCGACCCGCCACAGGGCGCCGCCGTCCTTCTGGCTGAGCCTGCTCAGGCCGGGCGTGGCGTCGAGGACACGGCCGACCTGGCGGGGCGCGCCCTTGTGGACGAGGACGTAGCGGACGGCGAAGCCGCCGAGTTCGTCGGCCTGGTCGGCACCGGAGCCCGCGACGAGGTTGGCGACGACCTTGTCGAGGAGTTCGTTCTCGCCGCTCTCGGCGGCGAGTTCGCCGTCGCCGAGCCGGGCGCCGGAGCCGCGGACGAGGGTGTAGCCGATGCGGGCGGTGGAGTCGCCGGCCAGGACCAGGGTGCGGGCCTGGTCGCGGGTGCCGCTCTCCTCGGCGACGAACGCGGGCACCTGGACGGGGTCGCGCCGTTCCAGGGGTCCGTCGGCGCCGCCGATCATCCAGCCGGCGGCGAGGAGCAGTGGGCCGGCCGCGGCGGCGAACGCGATCAGCGCGGCGACCGGCTGACGCCAGCCGAAGCTCTGCTCGGCCACGCGCGAGCGTGCCCCGTCGGCGCCGAGCGCTGCGGCGGCCAGCAGGGCGAGGCCGTAGACGAGGGTGGCGGGTCCGGCCCACGTCGAGCTGTTCGAGAGGACCGCGAAGACGAGCGCCAGCAGGGCGACCGTCCAGGCGGTCCAGATGCCGAACTGGCGCTCGGTGCGCAGCAGGGCGGCAAGCGCGGCCAGCACGACGCCGATGAGCATCAGCCCGCTGACCGTGCCGGGGCCGCCCGGACTGGCGCTGAGAAGGTCCAGGGCGCCCGCGGATCCGGAGCCGTACTCCAGGCCGGCTTCCTGGAAGAAGCCGAACGGGAGCAGGGACAGCGACCAGGGGGCCAGCACCAGCAGGGGCACGCCGAACTGGGCCAGGAAGCGCGGGCCGTAGGCGGTGATCTCGGCCCGTCGCACGACGAGGAGCGCGAGACCGAGCAGCAGGGCGATGGGCCACACGATCGGTGTGAAGGCGGTGGTGATCGTCAGCAGCAGCGTGAACGCCCAGGTTGCGCGCCAGCTGCCGCGTGCTCCCGACGCATGCGCCAGACCGCTGGCCGCGATGCCCGCGCGGGCCATCAGCGGCAGGAGGACGGCGAGTACGGCGGTGCCGATCCGGCCGCCCGCCAGGGCGCCGGTGGTGGCGGGCAGGAAGGCGTAGACGACTGCCGCCCACGCGCGCAGGAGCCGCGATTCGACGAGCGGGCGGGAGGCGAAGTACGCGGTGAAGCCGGCCAGCGGCACCGAGGCGATCAAAAGGACGGTGACCGCGAGGCCCGCCGAGCCGAACAGGGTGGAGGCGAGCATCGCGACGAGCGCCAGATAGGGCGGCGCCGACGAGGTGTCGCCCGCGCCCACCGGATGCCAGGCGTCCAGATAGCGCGCCCAGAGTTCGGCGGAGTCGGCCGGCGCGGGCAGCAGCGCGCCACCCACGAGGGCACCGCCGCCGAGCAGTTCACGGCAGGCGACGAGCGAGACGAGCAGGAGGACGAGGAAGAGCACCGGGCCGGGCTTGCGGGCGATGCGCTTGAGGCGGACGAACTGCTCGACCTCCAGGAAGTCGGCGTCGTCACCGCCGGGCCCGGACTCGACCGCGCCGCCGTGCCGGCCCGCGCCGGAGGTGACCTCGGGGTCGGACCGGCCGCCGAAGTCGCCGGCGACCTGTTCGATGGTGGCCCGCACGGTGGCGCC
The DNA window shown above is from Streptomyces sp. NBC_01451 and carries:
- a CDS encoding phosphomannomutase/phosphoglucomutase, coding for MPADLSQLVKAYDVRGVVPDQWDEPLAELFGAAFIQVTGADAIVVGHDMRPSSPGLSRAFARGAAARGVDVTEIGLCSTDQLYYASGALDLPGAMFTASHNPARYNGIKMCRAGAAPVGQDTGLTEIRELVESWLDSGAPDRESVTLGTITQRDTLKDYAAHLRSLVDLTSIRPLKVVVDAGNGMGGHTVPTVLAGLPLTLVPLYFELDGTFPNHEANPLDPANLVDLQKRAREENADLGIAFDGDADRCFVVDEHGDPVSPSVITALVASRELARNGGSGTVIHNLITSWSVPEVVREQGGTPVRTRVGHSFIKAEMARTGAIFGGEHSAHYYFKDFWNADTGMLAALHVLAALGGQDGPLSALVAQYDRYAGSGEINSTVDDQTGRLAAIKTAYEGQEGVELDELDGLTVAATDWWFNVRPSNTEPLLRLNAEARDEATMAKIRDEVLALIRS
- a CDS encoding DUF3499 domain-containing protein, with the translated sequence MGSRRGPLKSAVPSNVVSPVRRCSRTACGRPAVATLTYVYADSTAVLGPLATYAEPHCYDLCAEHSERLTAPRGWEVVRLLDSSAPARPSGDDLEALANAVREAARPPGRTAEPGGARTADPREVARRGHLRVLRSPDN
- a CDS encoding metallopeptidase family protein; its protein translation is MDNPVPPRAAGPGPRRRDRHGRGMRGPVAPPQVPLSASRAEAFADLVQDSVERLERRWPQLSDFDFLVLEVPQLEGSPEAWADETVPLGGTIAAREGHPARVVVYRRPVEIRTKGRDERAALVHEVVVEQVAELLGLTPDTVDPRYGED
- a CDS encoding DUF5719 family protein, producing the protein MNRTTISLLAGTTALAAVTGFASLSTPDASDAGTAKAAAQLPVERTSLLCPAPSTSDLAETAYTSFTPVTEGTGTDGKAELAAATGAKGGAKAGKPVLTPKEPGKPVTGDTSGGDTPAFVGTAEGKFAPGWTVQETTEVAAGTGRGLLGVNCTVPDTEFWFPGASTAADRTDYVHLTNPDDSAAVVDIELYGKDGVLKSEVGEGITVPPRGSEPILLSTLTDGPQADLTVHVSVRSGRVGAAVQALDAKTGGDWLTASTEPAGSLVLPGIPKDATSVRLVAFTPSDSDADLKVRLASPTGLITPVGNETLHIKASMTAAVDLGDITRGEAGSLVLTPTGTSVPFVAALEVVRGKGAKQETAFIPATGPVSARATVVDNTAKGTTLSLTAPGGAARVKVTASAGSEGGTAATKTYTIKGGTTQDVELPVPAGLKGTYALTVERVSGGSVYASRTLAAPADGIPAFTIQTLPDDRGTVAVPDAEQDLSVLQK
- a CDS encoding glycosyltransferase family 2 protein produces the protein MSAHSHTAADYGTATTPEFPRHVVTAVLVSHDGARWLPEVLAGLLGQERPVQNVMAADTGSADDSAQLVTEALGADRVLHLARRTGFGQAVEEANRTAPVLTPDELTYLKRPSGWDPVTRSWRDDAYDMPELPHGEPVQWLWLLHDDCAPDPDALAQLLRVVEHEHELGRGDDIAVVGPKLRGWYDRRQLLEVGVTIANSGRRWTGLDRREQDQGQHDHVRPVLSVSTAGMLVRRDVFDELGGFDRRLPLMRDDVDLCWRATAAGHRVLVAPEAVVRHAEASSRERRTVDCVGRTSASPHKVDKAGAVYTLLVNSRTAQLPWVLLRVILGTLVRTVAYLVGKAPGQAVDEIRGLLGTLLRPERIIAGRRRRGAAQIDKGELRALFPPPGATVRATIEQVAGDFGGRSDPEVTSGAGRHGGAVESGPGGDDADFLEVEQFVRLKRIARKPGPVLFLVLLLVSLVACRELLGGGALVGGALLPAPADSAELWARYLDAWHPVGAGDTSSAPPYLALVAMLASTLFGSAGLAVTVLLIASVPLAGFTAYFASRPLVESRLLRAWAAVVYAFLPATTGALAGGRIGTAVLAVLLPLMARAGIAASGLAHASGARGSWRATWAFTLLLTITTAFTPIVWPIALLLGLALLVVRRAEITAYGPRFLAQFGVPLLVLAPWSLSLLPFGFFQEAGLEYGSGSAGALDLLSASPGGPGTVSGLMLIGVVLAALAALLRTERQFGIWTAWTVALLALVFAVLSNSSTWAGPATLVYGLALLAAAALGADGARSRVAEQSFGWRQPVAALIAFAAAAGPLLLAAGWMIGGADGPLERRDPVQVPAFVAEESGTRDQARTLVLAGDSTARIGYTLVRGSGARLGDGELAAESGENELLDKVVANLVAGSGADQADELGGFAVRYVLVHKGAPRQVGRVLDATPGLSRLSQKDGGALWRVDQQVSRATIVPASGSGAPLPVAAGPVDIHTTIPAGSGSRVLRLADSADEAWTATLDGRPLTPTTLDGWAQGFELPSSGGKLDVTFDTPIGHTAWLWTQGSLAVVLVVMALPGRRRDVDDDLPEEERAIPAQATTGEGRRARRLRAQAEADQPEQADDQAEFPSTTPPPPEEAPAAIPQQQPYGDEWNTAAYAGTQYDGYSADQYQAAQQYPPGTYDPAYQGDPYQSGQYDPYAYGGSPQTTAYDQTYTQGYDPAYDPAQPQQPQQPHPQGEHPDGSQQ